The uncultured Methanolobus sp. sequence GCTCCACACAGGTGTTTTTTCATCGGAAGGATCACTGGTGAGTTTCATGTGTGAACTTCCATCGGAACTCAATATCCAGAGGTCATAATCACCGCCAACATTAGATGAATACACAATGGAATTTCCATCGGGACTGTAGGATGGTTCTATATTACTATATGTGTCACTTGTGAGTTGGACAGGTCTTACAGCATTTACACCGATGATAAAAATATCTCCCATCGCGGAATAAACTATAGTGTTCCCATCCGGGCTCCATGCGGGCGAACTTTCATCCCCCTGCGCATCAGTAAGCCTTTCATTATCTGACCCGTTAGTTGACATTGTCCATATGTCATAGTTTCCGGATGCTCTTGAAACATATACCAGCCTGTTTCCATCCGGACTCACTGCAGGATTTCGGGAATCAGCATTTTCAGTTAGTTTTACACCATCACTGCCGTCACTGTTCATAACATGAATACTGATGTAACGTGCGGAAAATGCTTTTTTGCTCTCGGCTGCAAAATAGATCTTAGACCCATCTTCATTAAAGACCGGTTCTCCTTCCCATGCCATACCATCATAGAGTTTTTTCTGCCCGGAACCGTCACTGTTCATGATCCATATGGCCTGGTTGGCAGCATATACAATTTTTTTGCCATCCGGACT is a genomic window containing:
- a CDS encoding DPP IV N-terminal domain-containing protein; protein product: MILFISYASAAPVVESDVKLTNTSNANHPSWSPDGKKIVYAANQAIWIMNSDGSGQKKLYDGMAWEGEPVFNEDGSKIYFAAESKKAFSARYISIHVMNSDGSDGVKLTENADSRNPAVSPDGNRLVYVSRASGNYDIWTMSTNGSDNERLTDAQGDESSPAWSPDGNTIVYSAMGDIFIIGVNAVRPVQLTSDTYSNIEPSYSPDGNSIVYSSNVGGDYDLWILSSDGSSHMKLTSDPSDEKTPVWSPDGSKIAYTSNRDGEFNIWVMTVENANIELEEIEDTREISEKVINSEYVLKLRDYAANNPGKFIGLVLLGSFLFVVMIVGTFLRKIS